taacatacccttattattaggattaaaattaaaattaaaattaaaatataaaatataaatataaatattacgtatagatagatggatggatatattatttgattttaaaataatcagaattcgtttgcttttatagggagtttcagtttttggggctccgcgacttgcggccctttcattcttcaaactccgcgagtcgcggagtttgtttttacagctcacccacctttggctctttgtttgccgacgatttattttataaatataatatatatataattaatataattaattatataatatattatatttatatacatagttaacttgtaatttttagtccattgcgtcgagcgttgagagttgactctggtcccggttccggattttcgaacgtccttgcgtactattttatatcttgtactttgcgttttgaatcttgtactcttgtaatttcgagacgtttcttatcaataattggaacctctttgattgtattttgtatttttgagctttttggtcgtttgcgtcttcaatacgtcgaatctgtcttttgtcttcaccttttattatttaaacgaatatcacttgtaaatagaacaattgcaacttaaagcttgtctttcttggggaataatgctatgaaatatatgttcgtttttagcattatcaaagacgcgtctagattaagaatgataagcagttaatttccgacaagaaatgataagcaagactttttgacatgcagacacggtcgaagtccagacttactaatgcatcttaataactatccgttagacacactaatgcaagacctggttcgctaagaccaccgctctgataccacatgaagcgacccgtcctaatccataaggacgaatacaataacatatggatacattgcgaggtatttgacctctatatgatacattttaaaaatattgcattcatttttaaaagacaactttcattacatcgaaagatgacatgtatgtataccatttcataatatccttactataatgacctaatctgtcatttacttaataataatctttattgaactcaacgacttgaatgcaatgtcttttgaaatatgccatgaatgactccaagtaatatctttaacatgagcaaatgcatagcggaagatttctttaatacctgagaataaacatgctttcaagtgtcaaccaaaaggttggtgagtttcatttgctccctttttaattgcttttgcaatatatatttttgggactgagaatacatgcactgcttttataaatgttttacgaaatagacacaagtaatcgaaactacattctatggttggattatcgaatcaaatatgccccttttagtctggtaatctaagaattagagaacagacaccctaattgactcgaatcctaaagatagatctattgggcccaacaagccccatccaaaataccggatgctttagtacttcgaatttatcatgtccgaaggcagtcccggaatgatggggatattctatatgcatcttgttaaggtcggttaccagtgttcaatccatatgaataatttttatctctatgcatatttgtgagaaatggaaatgaaaatcttgtggtctgttaaaataatggaaatgattgattatgataaactaataaactcaccaaccttttggttgacacttgaaagcatgtttattctcaggtattaaagaaatcttccgctgtgcatttgctcatgttaaagatattacttggagtcattcatgtcatattttaaaagatgttgcattcaagtcgttgagttcaataaagattattattaagtaaatgacatattaggtcatttatagtaaggatattatgaaatggtatgcatacctgtcatctttcgatgtaatgaaagttgtcttttaaaaacatagtaaggatattatgaaatggtatgcatacctgtcatctttcgatgtaatgaaagttgtcttttaaaaacgaacgcaatggttgtaaaatgtatcatatagaggtcaaatacctcgcaatgtatccatatgttattgtattcgtccttatggattaggacgggttgcttcagtGGGTGGCTGGCGAGCCTCATCTAGATTCCTGCGATTAAAAAGTTTAGCTCGGAATGCCCACAAAATTCGAAAGGAGAGGAGGGCTTTTTCGAAATTAAAAGCAAGATCAGATAATTCTGGATTAAGGGTAAAAAGTAAGGGCAGgaaaggttcgatttctataaaaagTGGAGATAAAGGTAGTAAGTCTCCTGCTGGAAGCGAAAGTAGCATAAATCATCATGGTTTTGGTGAATTGTTGGGCCTTCAATGGGAAAGCACACGACCGTAACCTTTTGAGTAAGTTTCCCTTcgtaattaatattttcatatgaTAGTTCTCTCAATTAATATTCGTGGGCTGAAGAAAGAAGGGAAGATAGGCTGGGTACGTGAATTAGTTTCAAAATCGAACCCATATATGGTAGCGTTACAGGAAACAAAATGTGATTGTATTGAGGACAAATTTGTATAAGCAATGTGGGGTAGTGTTAACTACAAGTATATCCAGAAGGCGGCTGTAGGTAGGTCTGGTGGTATGGCCttgatttgggatccaaatatgttCCAGGTGGACCAAGCGGTGGAAGGTAATTATTTTCTTGCAATAAAGGGGAAACTAAAGGGGCTTTCGAATGACTTGATTGTTGTGAACGTCTACGGTCCTCATGAAGACGAAAAGAAGCGTAATTTTTTGGAGAGCCTAGATAATCTCATGAAATTTAATAATGATGACTGGATCCTTTGTGGCAACTTTAATGAGGTCTGACATGCGGATGAGAGGAGAAATTGTGAATTTATTCAAAGAAGAGCAACGTGGTTCAATCGTTTCATCACAAAGTCGGGCCTTTTAGAAGTACCTCTAGTCGGGAAAAAATTCACACGAATTTGTGATAATGGGAAAAAATTTAGCAAACTGGACAAGTTTTTCGTCTCCAATACTTTGTTACAATGATGGGAGGATTTATCGGTTAGGGTGCTTGATAGGAAATTTTCGGATCACTGTCCATTGTTACTTAGGTCCAAAATTATAGACTATGGGCCCAAACCGATTAAAGTCTTCAATAGTTGGATAAATGATAAAGGGGCTGAGGAAATTGTGACTTCGGCTTGGAATGTAGAAACAAATTCGTGCAGGCCTGATATTAACTTTAGATTGAAATTGAAGAACGTTAAATTAGCGTTGAAAGAGTGGAGTAAAGAAAAATTTGGCAAATTAGATGTTGAAATTGAGAAGGCAAAATTGGAAGCAAACGCATGGGAAAAAATTGCAGATAGCAGAGAATTAAATGAAACTAAAAGGGGGATTTAGTTAGAGACTAGGCGTTTGTGGATTGAAAAAGATAGGGTCAAAGCTAATATGCTTAAGCAGAAATCGAGAGAAAAATGGACCTTGAAATGGGAGATGAATACCAAATATTTTCACTCTCTGATCAAAAGGAGAATCAGCAAGAATTCTTTGCGAGGCTTATATATTAATGGCGAATGGGAGGAAAACCCAGCAATGGTAAAAAAAGAGGTTCATAGGTATTTTGAGCAGGCCTTTAAAGAAACAACGACACAACGTCCATCGCTACCTGAAAGGGCAGGGAACATAATTACGCGTGATGAAGCTGCTGATCTTGAAAAAAAATTCGATGAGCAAGAGGTATGGGTTGCGGTTAAGGGGCGTGCCGGATCGAAGGCCCCGGGACCGGACGGGTTTAATTTTAAGGTTTTCAAAAAAATTTGGAATATAGATAAGGTTGACTTATTGAGGGCAATAGATTGGTTTTGGGAGAATGGGGAAATTTCACACGGATGCAACGCCTCTTTCATGACCTTAATTCCCAAGACCCATGACCCGAATGAACTTGGCGAGTATCGACCGATTAGTCTAATAAATAGCTATTACAAGATCgttgtgtaacatcccgtttttcccatacGTGATTTAAGGTACGCGATTGATCTTTAGAACGTTTATCCTTGACCGTATATGTGTTTaaatgttttaaaattttaatttgatgtatacgagatatatatatacttgagaatgtatgtatgcatgtataagtatatgcatgggttttgatgGTGTTAAGTCGAGTGAGGCTTTATGATGAAGTTTAGATGTATATAGGAAGCGAGAACGAAGTGTACAAGTCGCGTAAATCGATAGTTGGTTTAAAGTTGTCGAAATTGGTCAGTTATAGCATGTTTTCGCGCCGCAGAGAGGAAGTGTCACGCcgcgtgtgatgccccgtacaaaatcaacgtgtacggatcatcaacaacaggatcattacaaggtcaaacactatatgctgttttaaaataagtttgcattcataaaacggagtgacgtcttaaccgacattaaaagttttacaacgaAAGCATGCTTCTATGAATATaagcaattaataatagtacgtgacccaatggtcattacgaatacattgttcaaaagtaataaagtttgtgaatgcaagataaacgtttcatgcgaagacatctctaacacaagcagcgggtgtctacagcaagactacaacagcggaagcaaacaaacctcttaaggacctgagaaaaacatgcttaaaaacgtcaacacaaaggttggtgagctatagtttaagtataacagtaatgtaaggtaggccacgagatttcagtatttcaaaacagtatgaaaagtatatgtataaccgtgggcacttggtaactaacttaacgtaaataacaccccctaaaagtatacttggcgagtgtgtaagtttacaaagtattaaacaaccgttaaatgctagcactactagcccgagtggggatgtcaaaccctatgtatccatatctaagatttgcgttcactggttcaaagaccaatgactaaacgttaccgagctaaggggaaagtttatgccattgtataacccacacatatataaagtttaagtactcgtgcctagtatgtaaaacataaaatgcgcatgtattctcagttcccaaaatagttaaagtaaaaagggatgctataactcacagtggaaagtagtaaaagtcgatacgcgggaatagtaagcaagtggttggtctgaaaggtcctcaacctaagtcaaaagttactaagtcagtaaatcgttcccaaaggtttaaaattatgtaaattaggtcttaagtatcatcatcattcatcattaatcaaaaagtgtaaagtaagtttcaatcaagaatagagtttgaaataaaggctaattcgttcagtcgccacaacctctatacaaactaaaatgaggtgagaccagtggtcatggctctgtatatgagttccctagaggctgaccaatttccagaaccaaactcgtctttgtttgaccgtggcgacggtttaagtgcgagtaggtcagaaatttcagcacaacgttaaaagggtgtagtgactttcggatggccataaatcctaaaccgtaactcggattaagatgaggtctaaacataaaatcatctactcgaaccgaaatagctggaaatcagcttttacagtagcccaggttactgctcagatccagaaaacagtaggtaaggtgctccggtgggttcttggtgcttgatgctcatcgcggttctcatccttgatgcgtatagcttcaagtgtacaactcgttgatgtgtttgcatcatcttaaccaagttttgaccatcataacactagtgtaagtctaagatatgtagcacaactcaattaagggttgtaagtagtttgatgaaccaaagttacatcaagatcttagatccgacacatacatgagttctaatagtaatattaagctacaaacttgaaagtaaactaaataaacaagatcttaagttgtagaacttagatcttagctagatcttaaatatcctagactagaaagtctagatctagtgttcttaagttagatcctaagttatagaacttggatcttcactttaattaaaccataagttatgaaacttagattttcaacttgtaaaatgtatataagcttataagctcttgtttaccacaaatttggaagaccataagctatagaaacttagatccaacacatgtgtatgaagttataactagaaagttatacttccatgttcttgaacttataaagttaactttagtttcaagaaatatgagatcaagcctaactagtaatacttgaccaaattaacaacatcataactttaaagtacttacaaaataaagaaataaactaaagttacaagtattatgttcatgtttgtttcatacttaagaagattcaagtcaagcttggatcttaagaatttaagtctacaaatcatgaacacaagtatgatgataaagtttatgaactttaaatcttataacatttaagtgtagaaccataaactaacaagtttagattcttgttcttggttcttcatcaaacaaagatgaaaaTAACCAAGATtatatgaagatacaagttatataacttgatctttaacaacaacaaacaacaataaactacaaactagtaagaatgatgatgaagatttcggttttaaggaagaaaaaagaaaggaaataaagtcttgttacttacaaggtttgagagaaaaagagagaaaagaaagtGTGAATAtgttgtgtgtgtaaaatgagatagAATACAAGCAAATAGGtaataaaaaaaaagtttgaactCCCTCACACACCACCTAAGGCCGACGGTTTCAAGGAGCTCAAAGGGGAAAGTCAAGTGCTCACTTTCATGCATggggagtgaaatgtcccgttcttattgattaaaaacgttccatattaattgatttcgttgcgaggttttgacctctatatgagacgtttttcaaaggctgcattcatttttaaaacaaaccataacctttagttcataaataaaggtttaaaagctttacgtagattatcaaataatgataatctaaaatatcctgtttacacacgaccattacataatggtttacaatacaaatatgttacatcgaaatcagtttcttgaatgcagtttttacacaatatgatacaaacatggactccaaatcttgtccttattttagtatgcaacagcggaagctcttaatattcacctgagaataaacatgctttaaacgtcaacaaaaatgttggtgagttataggtttaacctatatatatcaaatcgtaacaatagaccacaagatttcatatttcaatactcatcccatacatagagataaaaatcattcatatggtgaacacctggtaaccgacattaacaagatgcatatataagaatatccccatcattccgggacacccttcggatatgatataaatttcgaagtactaaagcatccggtactttggatggggtttgttaagcccaatagatctatctttaggattcgcgtcaattagggtgtctgttccctaattcttagattaccagacttaataagaaggggcatattcgatttcgataattcaaccatagaatgtagtttcacgtacttgtgtctattttgtaaatcatttataaaacctgcatgtattctcatcccaaaaatattagattttaaaagtgggactataactcactttcacagatttttacttcgtcgggaagtaagacttggccactggttgattcacgaacctataacaatatatacatatatatcaaagtatgtttaaaatatatttacaacacttttaatatattttgatgttttaagtttattaagtcagctgtcctcgttagtaacctacaactagttgtccacagttagatgtacagaaataaatcgataaatattatcttgaatcaatccacgacccagtgtatacgtatctcagtattgatcacaactcaaactatatatattttggaatcaacctcaaccctgtatagctaactccaacattcacatatagagtgtctatggttgttccgaaatatatatagatgtgtcgaaatgataggtcgaaacattgtatacgtgtctatggtatctcaagattacataatatacaatacaagttgattaagttatggttggaatagatttgttaccaattttcacgtagctaaaatgagaaaaattatccaatcttgttttacccataacttcttcattttaaatccgttttgagtgaatcaaattgctatggtttcatattgaactctattttatgaatctaaacagaaaagtataggtttatagtcggaaaaataagttacaagtcatttttgtaaaggtagtcatttcagtcgaaagaacgacgtctagatgaccattttagaaaacatacttccactttgagtttaaccataatttttggatatagtttcatgttcataataaaaatcattttctcagaataacaacttttaaatcaaagtttatcatagtttttaattaactaacccaaaacagcccgcggtgttactacgacggcgtaaatccggttttacggtgtttttcgtgtttccaggttttaaatcattaagttagcatatcatatagatatagaacatgtgtttagttgattttaaaagtcaagttagaaggattaacttttgtttgcgaacaagtttagaattaactaaactatgttctagtgattacaagtttaaaccttcgaataagatagctttatatgtatgaatcgaatgatgttatgaacatcattactaccttaagttccttggatgaacctactggaaaagagaaaaatggatctagcttcaatggatccttggatggctcaaagttcttgaagcaaaatcatgacacgaaaacaagttcaagtaagatcatcacttgaaataagattgttatagttatagaaattgaaccaaagtttgaatatgattattaccttgtattagaatgataacctactgtaagaaataaagatttcttgaggttggatgatcaccttacaagattggaagtgagctagcaaacttgaaagtattcttgattttatgaaactagaacttttggaatttatgaagaacacttagaacttgaagatagaacttgagagagttcaattagatgaataaaattgaagaatgaaagtgtttgtaggtgtttttggtcgttggtgtatggattagatataaaggatatgtaattttgttttcatgtaaataagtcatgaatgattactcatatttttgtaatcttatgagatatttcatgctagttgccaaatgatggttcccacatgtgttaggtgactcacatgggctgctaatagctgatcattggagtgtatataccaatagtacatacatctaaaagctgtgtattgtacgagtacgaatacgggtgcatacgagtagaattgttgatgaaactgaacgagaatgtaattgtaagcatttttgttaagtagaagtattttgataagtgtattgaagtctttcaaaagtgtataaatacatattaaaacactacatgtatatacattttaactgagtcgttaagtcatcgttagtcgttacatgtaagtgttgttttgaaacctttaggttaacgatcttgttaaatgttgttaacccaatgtttataataacaaaagagattttaaattattatattatcatgatattatgatgtacgaatatctcttaatatgatatatatacattaaatgtcgttacaacgataaacgttacatgtatgtctcgtttcaaaatcattaagttagtagtcttgtttttacatatgtagttcattgttaatataattaatgatatgtttacttatcataatatcatgttaactatatatataaccatatatatgtcatcatatagttttttacaagttttaacgttcgtgaatcaccggtcaacttgggtggtcaattgtctatatgaaacctatttcaattaatcaagtcttaacaagtttgattgcttaacatgttggaaacatttaatcatgtaaacatcaatctcaattaatatatataaacatggaaaagttcgggtcactacagtacctacccgttaaataaatttcgtcccgaaattttaagctgttgaaggtgttgacgaatcttctggaaatagatgcgggtatttcttcttcatctgatcttcacgctcccaggtgaactcgggtcctctacgagcattccatcgaaccttaacaattggtatcttgttttgcttaagtcttttaacctcacgatccattatttcgacgggttcttcgatgaattggagtttttcattgatttggatttcatctaacggaatagtgagatcttctttagcaaaacatttcttcaaattcgagacgtggaaagtgttatgtacagccgcgagttgttgaggtaactcaagtcggtaagctactggtccgacacgatcaataatcttgaatggtccaatataccttggatttaatttccctcgtttaccaaatcgaacaacgcctttccaaggtgaaactttaagcatgaccatctctccaatttcaaattctatatcttttcttttaatgtcagcgtagctcttttgtcgactttgggcggttttcaaccgttgttgaatttggatgatcttctcggtagtttcttgtataatctccggacccgtaatctgtctatcccccacctcactccaacaaatcggagacctgcactttctaccataaagtgcttcaaacggcgccatctcaatgcttgaatggtagctgttgttgtaggaaaattctgctaacggtagatgtcgatcccaactgtttccgaaatcaataacacatgctcgtagcatgtcttcaagcgtttgtatcgtcctttcgctctgcccatcagtttgtggatgataggcagtactcatgtctagacgagttcctaatgcttgctgtaatgtctgccagaatcttgaaataaatctgccatccctatcagagataatagagattggtattccatgtctggagacgacttccttcaaatacagtcgtgctaatttctccatcttgtcatcttctcttattggtaggaagtgtgctgatttgatgagacgatcaactattacccaaatagtatcaaaatcacttgcagtccttggcaatttagtgatgaaatccatggtaatgttttcccatttccattctgggatttcgggttgttgaagtagacctgatggtttctgatgctcagctttgaccttagaacacgtcaaacattctcctacgtatttagcaacatcggctttcatacccggccaccaaaaatgtttcttgagatccttgtacatcttccccgttccaggatgtattggttttatgagcttctctaagtaccatttctctcatatctccaaatcttggtacccaaatcctttcagccctataccgggttccgtcttcccgaatattaagatgtttctccgatcctttgggtatttcatcctttaaatttcccccttttaaaactccttgttgcgcctcctttatttgagtagtaaggttattatgaatcattatattcatagattttactcgaatgggttctctgtccttcctgctcaaggcatcggctaccacatttgccttccccgggtggtaacgaatctcaaagtcgtaatcattcaacaattcaatccacctacgctgcctcatattcagttgtttctgattaaatatgtgttgaagacttttgtggtcggtatatataatacttttgaccccatataagtagtgcctccaagtctttaatgcaaaaacaaccgcgcctaattccaaatcatgcgtcgtataattttgctcgtgaatcttcaattgtctagacgcataagcaatcaccttcgttcgttgcattaatacacaaccgagaccttgctttgatgcgtcacaataaatcacaaaatcatcattcccttcaggcaatgacaatataggtgccgtagttagctttttcttcaataactgaaacgctttctcttgttcatccttccattcaaatttcttccctttatgcgttaatgcagtcaagggttttgctattctggaaaagtcttggatgaaccttctgtagtaaccagctagtcctaaaaactggcgtatgtgtttcggagttttcggggcttcccacttttcaacagtttctatctttgccggatccaccttaataccttctttgttcactatgtgaccgaggaattgaacttcttccaaccaaaatgcacactttgaaaacttagcgtacaattcttccttcctcaatacttctaacacctttctcaaatgttcaccgtgtt
This window of the Rutidosis leptorrhynchoides isolate AG116_Rl617_1_P2 chromosome 7, CSIRO_AGI_Rlap_v1, whole genome shotgun sequence genome carries:
- the LOC139859551 gene encoding uncharacterized protein yields the protein MWGSVNYKYIQKAAVGRSGGMALIWDPNMFQVDQAVEGNYFLAIKGKLKGLSNDLIVVNVYGPHEDEKKRNFLESLDNLMKFNNDDWILCGNFNEDLSVRVLDRKFSDHCPLLLRSKIIDYGPKPIKVFNSWINDKGAEEIVTSAWNVETNSCRPDINFRLKLKNVKLALKEWSKEKFGKLDVEIEKAKLEANAWEKIADSRELNETKRGI